GGATTTGAACCCCCGGTAGAGTTGCCCCTACTCTAGTTTTCGAGACTAGTCCGTTCAGCCGCTCCGGCATCTCTCCGTTTTAGTGGTTGCCATGATGCCAGGTAATTTGGCATTTTAACAGAACCTTATCCTGCATTTTTGTTCAAGTGATGAGTTTGCGAGCGAAGTGATGATTAAGTGGCCCTGGAAATCGAACGAAACCGCACCGAACGCGATTCTCCCGTGGGAAGAGGCGCTGGCAATTCCTGTTCTCGCCAGTCTTAACCCCGACGATCTCGCCCGACTGGTTCAACTAGCCGATCGTTTTTTACAGCAAAAACGCCTCGTCCCGCTGCAAGGTTTTGAGCTGGATGCGCTCAAAAGCACGCGTATCGCCCTGCTCTTCTGTTTGCCGGTGCTTGAACTCGGCTTTGAGTGGCTGGATGGCTTCCATGAAGTGCTGATTTATCCCGCCCCTTTCGTCGTCGATGACGAGTGGGAAGATGATATTGGGCTGGTGCACAATCAGCGCGTTGTGCAATCGGGTCAAAGCTGGCAGCAAGGGCCAATCATCCTGAACTGGCTTGATATTCAGGATTCCTTTGATGCCTCCGGTTTTAACCTGATTGTGCATGAAGTAGCCCATAAACTGGACACCCGCAACGGCGATCGCGCCAGCGGTGTACCGTTTATCCCTCTGCGCGAAGTGGCAGGCTGGGAGCATGACTTGCACGCCGCCATGAACAATATTCAGGATGAGATCGATCTGGTGGGTGAAAGCGCGGCCAGCATTGACGCGTATGCAGCGACAGATCCGGCGGAGTGCTTTGCCGTACTGTCGGAATATTTCTTCAGCGCACCTGAACTGTTCGCCCCGCGCTTCCCGGCGTTGTGGCAACGTTTTTGCCATTTTTACCAGCAAGATCCCCTGCAACGTTTGCGTGAAAATGCAGGGTCTGACGGTCATTCGTCTTCTCAAGTACACTAAAACAGCAGGTTGAGTCTTAATTAATCATTTGAATCAGCATGTTGAATTTAGTGTTGACACAAAATGGCGAGGCCATTAACATGCGCCTCGTTCACACGATTCCTCTGTAGTTCAGTCGGTAGAACGGCGGACTGTTAATCCGTATGTCACTGGTTCGAGTCCAGTCAGAGGAGCCATATTCTCGTTTTCATGCCTCTTTGCGAATCCTTATCTAATGTTGGTTCAATAAGTTAGCGTGAAAAATCTTCCCGATGCATTTTGATTTTACTCTCTGCATCGGAAGAATTTGGTGGTCAGATTTGGGGTCAGTTTGGTTCGATTATGGAGTGACCCCCATATGTCTCTCAACGACACGAAAATCCGCAGTATCAAGCCTTCTGAAAAATCCTTCAAAGTCTCCGATTCACACGGTTTATACCTCCTGGTCAATCCAGGCGGCTCACGTCTTTGGTATCTTAAGTATCGAATTAACGGTAAAGAATCCCGCCTTGGCTTAGGCGCTTATCCCGATGTATCCCTTTCCGACGCCCGGCAACAACGAGACGGTATCCGCAAGTTGCTGGCGCAGAACATTAACCCCGCTCAGCAACGTATAGCCGAAAGAGCCGCCCGCTCACCGGAAAAGGTCTTTAAGACAGTGGCGCTGGCGTGGCATAAAAGCAATAAAAAATGGTCGCAGAACACCGCCGACCGTCTGCTTGCCAGCATGAACAGGCATATCTTCCCGGTCATCGGGCATCTGTCCGTTACGGAGCTTAAACCCCGTCATTTCATTGACCTGCTGAAAAGCATTGAGAAAAAAGGTCTGCTGGAAGTCGCGTCCCGCACGCGGCAGCACCTCTGTAACATCATGCGTCATGCGGTTCATCAGGGATTCATTGACAGCAACCCGGCGGCAAACCTTGACGGCGTGACAGCGCCCCCCGTTAAGCGCCACTACCCCGCCCTGCCGCTGGAACGCCTGCCGGAATTGCTGGGGCGCATTGATGGTTATCAGCAGGGACGAGAGTTAACCCGTCAAGCGGTCCTTCTGACCCTTCACCTGTTTATCCGTTCCAGTGAACTGCGTTTCGCCCGATGGAGCGAGTTTGATTTCAGGAACTGTATCTGGACCATCCCCGCTACCCGCGAAGCTCTTCCCGGTGTTCGTTATTCCGGACGCGGAGCCAAAATGCGCACGCCCCACATTGTTCCATTATCCCGGCAAGCCATCGTTATCCTGAAACAAGTAGAGGAAATCTCAGGTCATCTGGAACTGGTGTTCCCCGGTGACCATAACCCTTACAGGCCAATGTGTGAAAATACAGTCAACAAGGCACTGCGACTGATGGGCTATGACACAAAAATGGACATTTGCGGCCATGGCTTTCGGGCAATGGCATGCAGCGCCTTAATGGAATCCGGACTCTGGTCAAAGGATGCTGTTGAACGCCAAATGAGTCATCAGGAACGCAACAGCGTGCGGATAGCTTATATCCACAAAGCTGAACATCTGGAAGCCCGCAAAGCGATGATGCAGTGGTGGTCTGATTATCTTTATACATGCCGGGAAAACTATGTTCCCCCATATATATATAGTAAAAATATCAGTCATGAAGCTACCTGAGTCAGCAAAAAACTAATCAGGATTACGATAACAATAGCATCTGACAACGCAGATGCTGTTGTTATTTTTCTGTATCTTCTTCATGGTATTTCCCCTTCCATTTGTCCTTGTCAGTTGGTATTAAAATCCGCCCTGTAATTTTAGAACAAAACAATGAGGGGTATGATATTCACAGAGGGTTATAACTCATCACGCTTTATACCAGAACTCTTTTTCAGAACAGGTTTATTCCTTCTGACAGCCCCTGGTGTATGATGCATTTCATTTCTCATCGCTCGGGTAAATACCTGCTGACTGGTAAACCCGAGCATAAAGCACACCTCTATGACGGGTATATCCGTATTCTCCAGTAAAAAACAAGCACGTCTTAGTTTTTCAAGCTTTATATATTTCCCTAGACTTATTCCTGCCACCTCCTTGAACATCCGTTGAAAATGCCATTTAGAATAACCAGCTTTTGCGGAAACATCCTCAACCTTCAGCGGCTCCTCCAGATGCTCATCAATCCATTGCATAATTTCATACACCACAAGCCGGTTTATATTTTTCTTTCGTATTTTATTTATATCCATATCCCCCCCACAATGAGGCAGTCTGGAATAACAGAAAGACAGCAATCCTTCTCATACCATCCGGTGATTAAGATTCCACATGATCCATAACGACCCGGTAATCACGATAAAGATAATGACCGCGGTAAAGACAATAACCACAAGGTTCCATCGTGTTTCAGAAGCGGTATTTAGATGCAGGAAATAGATAAGATGCACCAACACCTGAACAACAGCACACACCAGAACGCCTCCCAGGATGGATCCCTCAGTGGTGCCCCTACCCATAACCAGCCAGAACGGAATTGCAGTCAGCATGACCGACAGGAGAAAACCGGTCATATAAGACTTCACACTGCCGTGCGCGGCCCCTTCCGTATTTACAGAGTGATTCATGACATGACCCCCATCAGGTAAACGATACTGAATACACAAATCCAGATAACATCTAGGAAGTGCCAGAACAGGCTCAGGCACATAAGACGGGTGCGATTGATCTCAGACAGGTCCCGTCGGGCAATCTGATACATCAGGACCAGCATCCAGATCAGTCCGCAGGTCACATGCAGACCGTGAGTCCCCACCAGGGTAAAAAGCGCCGACAGAAAGCCACTGTGCTGCGGACCAAAATCCTCAGCAATCAGGTGACTGAACTCCCAGATTTCCATTCCGATAAAGCCCAGACCGGACAGAAATGTCAGGGTCAGCCAGCCAAGAACTCCCCCTTCACTGTTTTTGTCCATGCTGATAACGGCAAAACCATAGGCAATCGAACTCAGCAGAAGCAGTGCGGTTTCCACCAGGACAAACGAGGGTTCGAAGATATCTTTACCCGACGGGCCACCTGCGATGTTGTTTACCATGACGCCATAAGTCGCGAACAGAGTGGCGAAGATAATGCAGTCGCTCATCAGGTAGATCCAGAAGCCAAAAATCTTACTGTTTCCTGGCTCCTGATGCCCGTGCACTGCACGGGCGCGATCAGATGAATGCAGGGCTTCACTTACCATATGTCACACCGGCTTTGCTTATTTCTGCAAAACGCTGATCCTCGATTTTTTGGATCTCGGGCACTGGCACATAATAATCCACATCTTCATCGAAACTTTTAATCACCCACGTCAGGATAATCCCGAGGAATGACAAGCCCGCAAGCCACCAGATATGCCAGATAGCCCCGAAGCCAAACCCGATACAAAGCAGACCAATAATCAGCCCCGCCCCACTGTTTTTCGGCATATGAATTTCTTCATAGCGGGCTGGCTGTTTGTACACGTCGCCTTTTTCCTTCATTTCCCAGAACGCATCACGTTCACGGACAACGGGCACCTCAGCAAAGTTATAGAACGGCGGCGGGGAAGAGGTAGACCATTCCAGTGTCCGTCCACCCCACGGGTCCCCGGTCAGGTCACGGTTTTCGTGACGATCGCGCACTGACACCCAGAACATAATGACCTGGCACAGGATCCCACAGGCGATCAGCGCTGCACCGCCAGCGGCCACAACCAGCAGGGAATGGAACTGGGGGTCAATATTCTGACTCAGACGGCGGGTCATCCCCATGAACCCCAGTACATACAGCGGCATAAAGGCCACATAAAAACCAATGATCCAGAACCAGAAAGCCCGCTTGTTCCATTTTTCATTCAGGGTGAAACCTGTCGCTTTCGGGAACCAGTAGGTCACCCCAGCCATACTGCCGAACACCACCCCGCCGATAATCACATTATGGAAGTGGGCAATCAGGAACAGACTGTTGTGCAGAACGAAGTCAGCTCCTGGAACAGCCAGCAGGACCCCGGTCATTCCCCCTATGGAGAAAGTGACGATAAAGCCTATTGTCCATAACATGGAAGAGTGCATCTGAATGCGCCCCTGATACATGGTGAACAACCAGTTGAAGATTTTCACACCCGTCGGGATGGCAATAATCATCGTCATGATCCCGAAGAAGGCATTCACGTTCGCACCGGCTCCCATGGTAAAAAAGTGATGCAGCCATACCAGAAAGGAGAGCACCGTGATGGCGACCGTTGCCCAGACCAGTGAGGTATAATCGAAAAGGCGTTTTTTAGAGAAAGTTGCCACCACTTCCGAGTAGATCCCGAAGACCGGCAACACCAGGATATACACTTCCGGATGGCCCCACGCCCAAATCAGGTTGACGTACATCATCATGTTGCCGCCCATATCATTGGTAAAGAAATGGAAGCCCAGATAGCGGTCAAGGGTCAGCAATGTCAGCGTGACGGTCAGCACAGGGAAAGAGGCGATAATCAGTACGTTGGTACACAACGACGCCCAGGTGAACACCGGCATCTTAAACATCGTCATACCCGGTGCACGCATTTTCAGTATGGTGACGAAGAAGTTAATCCCGGTCAGTGTGGTCCCGATCCCCGACAGTTGGAGTGTCCATATCCAGTAATCCACCCCGACACCGGGACTGTACGCTAACTCCGAAAGCGGCGGATATGCCAGCCAGCCGGTGGTCGCAAACTCCCCCACTCCCAGGCAAAGATTAACCAGCACCACGCCTACCACCGTTAACCAGAAACTCAGGTTGTTCAGGAAAGGGAAAGCCACATCACGCGCACCAATCTGCAAAGGCACAACAATATTCATCAGGCCGATAACGAAAGGCATCGCCACGAAAAAAATCATGATTACACCGTGACCCGTAAAAATTTGATCATAGTGCCAGGGCGGCAGATACCCTGCCCCTTCCACTCCAGATGAGGCCAGTACCTGCTGGCTGCGCATCATGA
Above is a window of Lelliottia jeotgali DNA encoding:
- a CDS encoding DgsA anti-repressor MtfA, with protein sequence MIKWPWKSNETAPNAILPWEEALAIPVLASLNPDDLARLVQLADRFLQQKRLVPLQGFELDALKSTRIALLFCLPVLELGFEWLDGFHEVLIYPAPFVVDDEWEDDIGLVHNQRVVQSGQSWQQGPIILNWLDIQDSFDASGFNLIVHEVAHKLDTRNGDRASGVPFIPLREVAGWEHDLHAAMNNIQDEIDLVGESAASIDAYAATDPAECFAVLSEYFFSAPELFAPRFPALWQRFCHFYQQDPLQRLRENAGSDGHSSSQVH
- a CDS encoding Mobile element protein, with amino-acid sequence MSLNDTKIRSIKPSEKSFKVSDSHGLYLLVNPGGSRLWYLKYRINGKESRLGLGAYPDVSLSDARQQRDGIRKLLAQNINPAQQRIAERAARSPEKVFKTVALAWHKSNKKWSQNTADRLLASMNRHIFPVIGHLSVTELKPRHFIDLLKSIEKKGLLEVASRTRQHLCNIMRHAVHQGFIDSNPAANLDGVTAPPVKRHYPALPLERLPELLGRIDGYQQGRELTRQAVLLTLHLFIRSSELRFARWSEFDFRNCIWTIPATREALPGVRYSGRGAKMRTPHIVPLSRQAIVILKQVEEISGHLELVFPGDHNPYRPMCENTVNKALRLMGYDTKMDICGHGFRAMACSALMESGLWSKDAVERQMSHQERNSVRIAYIHKAEHLEARKAMMQWWSDYLYTCRENYVPPYIYSKNISHEAT
- a CDS encoding transcriptional regulator, which codes for MDINKIRKKNINRLVVYEIMQWIDEHLEEPLKVEDVSAKAGYSKWHFQRMFKEVAGISLGKYIKLEKLRRACFLLENTDIPVIEVCFMLGFTSQQVFTRAMRNEMHHTPGAVRRNKPVLKKSSGIKRDEL
- a CDS encoding cytochrome o ubiquinol oxidase subunit IV gives rise to the protein MNHSVNTEGAAHGSVKSYMTGFLLSVMLTAIPFWLVMGRGTTEGSILGGVLVCAVVQVLVHLIYFLHLNTASETRWNLVVIVFTAVIIFIVITGSLWIMWNLNHRMV
- a CDS encoding Cytochrome O ubiquinol oxidase subunit III encodes the protein MSDCIIFATLFATYGVMVNNIAGGPSGKDIFEPSFVLVETALLLLSSIAYGFAVISMDKNSEGGVLGWLTLTFLSGLGFIGMEIWEFSHLIAEDFGPQHSGFLSALFTLVGTHGLHVTCGLIWMLVLMYQIARRDLSEINRTRLMCLSLFWHFLDVIWICVFSIVYLMGVMS
- a CDS encoding Cytochrome O ubiquinol oxidase subunit I; its protein translation is MLTGKLTLDAIPEDPIVRVTIVAILILGVAIVAAITYYGKWKYLWSEWLTSVDHKKLGIMYIIVAFVMLLRGFSDAIMMRSQQVLASSGVEGAGYLPPWHYDQIFTGHGVIMIFFVAMPFVIGLMNIVVPLQIGARDVAFPFLNNLSFWLTVVGVVLVNLCLGVGEFATTGWLAYPPLSELAYSPGVGVDYWIWTLQLSGIGTTLTGINFFVTILKMRAPGMTMFKMPVFTWASLCTNVLIIASFPVLTVTLTLLTLDRYLGFHFFTNDMGGNMMMYVNLIWAWGHPEVYILVLPVFGIYSEVVATFSKKRLFDYTSLVWATVAITVLSFLVWLHHFFTMGAGANVNAFFGIMTMIIAIPTGVKIFNWLFTMYQGRIQMHSSMLWTIGFIVTFSIGGMTGVLLAVPGADFVLHNSLFLIAHFHNVIIGGVVFGSMAGVTYWFPKATGFTLNEKWNKRAFWFWIIGFYVAFMPLYVLGFMGMTRRLSQNIDPQFHSLLVVAAGGAALIACGILCQVIMFWVSVRDRHENRDLTGDPWGGRTLEWSTSSPPPFYNFAEVPVVRERDAFWEMKEKGDVYKQPARYEEIHMPKNSGAGLIIGLLCIGFGFGAIWHIWWLAGLSFLGIILTWVIKSFDEDVDYYVPVPEIQKIEDQRFAEISKAGVTYGK